The DNA window CAGAAGGAGCTGCCACTGTGAAAGTGTGGAGAGCATCTATTTTTTTATAATAGTCGTTAAGGTCACTCTCCTTATTGGGTAACATAAAATCACTCTCTCTctcaattttccccccattagGAGCAGTTGCCCTCGACTCCCCCCAGGATCCTGTTCCCGTCAGTTCTGTGTCTCTtatccctcctcctcctccgaaAAACGCAGCGCGCATGCTGGCCCTAGCGTTAGCCGAGTCCGCACAGCAAGCATCCGCCCAGTCCCACAAAAGGCCAGGAGATGCTCATGCTGAAAGCACAAATTATGGAGAGGCTGAAGCTGGCACAGCTCTAGAAAAGCTCCATCTCTCTGCGGGCGCTCCCGACAAGCTCCACCTGTTCACTGCTCTGCCCGAGAACCGCCTGCACttccagcccggggcacctttAGAGCAGGACTGCCAAGGCACGGCCGGGGAGCAGAACCACCCGCCCGGCGCACCTGGAGGCCAAGAGCCCCCGCCTCTCCACACGGGCATGCCTGGGGACAcgcctggcagcagggatgcGGAGCAGGAGCAGTCCAGCTTCCACCTCAGCAGAGCGGGGGACAAGGAGGCCTTCCCGGCCCACGTGGGGGACTGGGAGCATGCGGCCCTGCACGGCCCAGGGACACTGCCGGAGCGGGAGCTGCCCGGCACGGAGCTGGCTGTGGAACAGCCCCACCTGCGCGCGGGCCTGGCTGGGGACAAGCTGCACGCTCCCTGCACGGCCGAGGACAAGCTGCAGTCTCCCTCCGTGGGTCCTGCTGGGGACAAGGGCGCCCCGGCCGCGGTGCCGTACCTGAGCACCCTGCCGGGCACAGAGCCCCGTGCcccgcccggggctgccccccaGGCAGATGTCACCGTCCCGCCCGCGCCGCGCGCGGCCACGGCCCCGGCACAGAGACAGGAGCACCAGGCAGCCGTGGGACAGGTGCCAGCGGCCAAAGCACCCAGCGGCTCTGGGCAGGTAcgtgctgctccctgcacagctcctctggaaTGCTGAGCACTGGGAATGTTGGTCCAAATCCAAATGGCAAGGGGGGGGAATTGCAGGAAACTGGGAGTGATGTGGGTATGACACAGACACAGCCTTGCAGGAAATCCTGTGCTGCTTTCCTAAGGGAGCATTCCGTAGGAGAATACCCACTCACCTTGGTTTTAAGGAAAAAAGTATTTGCAGGGGCAGGTGACAGAGGGATTGATAGTTCAGAATGCtcaaaatgaagaatttttgCATCCTCTGAAAGGGTCCTCTTCCAGCGTCCTGGTTAGGTTCTTGTCCAGTCAGCAAAAGGATGAGAGGACACAGTTTTAAACtgcaccaggagaggtttaggttgggccacaggaagaatttcttcacgaAAGGGTGAGTAGgtgctggaaggggctgcccagggagctagTGGAGTCCCCATcactggaggtgtccaaggagcAACTGGACATCCACttagtgctctgggctggtgacagGGCGGGGATTGATCTCAGGTAGGACTCCATggtctcagaggtcttttccaaactctttgattctgtgattctgttaaACAAAGCAGGTCAGATTGCTTGTGCAGGATTGAAAAATTTCCATCAGAAATCTAAAGCCCGCAGCCCATGAAACACGCCTGGCTGCAGCCCATCCTAAGCCCTGCAGCCACATTTAAGTCAGGAATTTCTACTTTACTGCACTTCTTGATCTGCTCACCAGGGCCTGAGGAGGCTGAATCCAGGAACATTTTCATTAACATCAGACTTTTAAAAGCAGACCACCTAAGGAAACACTGAGGATAATGCATGAGGAGACAGtcacctcctcccctcctctgGTTTGGCATTTGCAGAACACACCAGTTGTGATGGGTCCCTAAAAACTGCCAGTGGCATCACGCCTTCCCATGCTGAGAGAGGGAACCTACATGTCTGTCAGTGCCCAGCAAACAGAAACCAGGCACAGATACGCTGGAATGGAGCTGATCTGTACAAGTGTCTGGGATGTTCTAACTacagaacagcagagaaaaagcTGCTTGTCCCTAACTTTGTCTGCTTTCTTCCCTGCAGATGTGGAACACAGCTACACCTGAAAAGCCTCTGGAGCCCACGCCAGGCTTTGTCTCCGAGAACAGTTCCAGTGCCCGTGGCTCCTCTTCCATGCCTGCAGGCCACCAGAGCCACTTGGAAAAGCCTCGGGAGAGCACGAGGGCTCCCCCTCTGCACCTGCGCTCTGAGTCAGTCCCTGCCCCCTCCTCCTACAGCTTCACCCCGCCCGTGCCACCCGTGAGGACACTGGAGAGCAAGATCGCCGCGGCCATGCACTCCAACAACACGGACACCATCAACAACTCCAACTACCACTCCTTCCTGGCCTCCTCCATGCTGGCATCCTCCGTGGAGGaggcgctgctgccgccgccaccgccgccgcctcccAAGCACTCGTCCCTGCCGCCGGTGTATGTGCCGCACCCCAAGGCAGAGAGCCTCCCTGAGCCCGTGGCGCCTGACAGCTACCTGCACACCAAGCACCAGTACCGGCCCGAGAGCGTCCCTGCCCACAGCTACCACGGCAAGgctgagcagcaccagccctaCCCGCCCCGCCCGGAGCCGCCCGTCACCGCAGGCGCGCGCTACGGCTCCTACAGCACGCAGGGCAAGGGCTCTGCCACGGGCCTGCACCCCAAGCCCCGCAGCCGCACCGACTTCGTGTCCTCCGTGAGCTCCACGGGGCTGCGGGGCACCGGCTATGCTGAGGAGGCCCCCCCGTACCCCACCATCCGCAGGGTGCAGTCGCTGCAcgtgcccggcccggccgccgctgccgccaTCCGCTCCGTGCCCATCTCCCGCACGGAGGTGCCCCCGGACGACGAGCCCGTGTACTGCCCGCGGCCCCTGTACCAGTACAAGCCGTATCAGCCCCACTCCGACTACCACGTCACGCAGCTCCAGCCTTACTTTGAGAACGGGCGGGTCCATTATCGCTACAGTCCCtactccagctcctccagctccccctTCTACACCGCAGCCGACGCGAGTTTCTATGACCTGGATCCCTACAGCACCGTGCGGGTCCGGCCCTTCCATGGCCTGCCCAGCCGCGAGTTCGGCCCCTACGTGTCCCGGCTGCAGGGCAAGGGGCTGTACCGCTACCCCAGCCTGGCCGCCTACCCCCGGGCAGGGCTCATCAACCACCTGGGCAAAGAGCACAGCTTCGTGAGCAGGGACGTGCCCCCCGCCCCGGACATCAAGCACATGTACATGTCCTGGGACCTGGAGGACATGGAGAAGTACCGCATGCAGTCCATCCGCCGCGAGAGCCGCACGCGCCAGAAGGTCAAAGGGCCCCTCATGTCCCAGTACGACAACGTGGCCCCGCTGCTGCAGGACGAGCTGGGGGGCTTGGACGCCGTCCACCTGCGCAGCAAATCGGATCCTGGCAAGAGCGGCCTGCTGACGGTggcagaagggaaggagggCAGGTACCCAGCCAAGGCGGCCACGCCCGAAGGGGACGAGCGTTACTACGGGCAGCACGCGGAGCCTGAGCTGGACCGAGCCCTCTATCACGGCGGGGGCTACGGGAACGGGCAGCCCGAGAAGCCGTCCTTGCCCCAGAAGCAGAGCAGCATCCGGAACAGGAAGATGCACGaaccaggcagcagcagcggcgagCACAGGACGTATTTGCAGCAGGAAGCCAACCACAGGCAGCCTTCCGAACCCAAAAATGGGCCCCCTTACCCTGAGTACAGGCCCAAGGGTGGCCCGGAGCCCTCTGAGCCCATGGGCTACCAGCACTCGGGCAGCAAGTACATCCCAGccagccaggagaccctgaggCTGAACCACAAGGAGGGgaggctggcagaggacaggccAGACCTGGAGAGGCCCCGAGGCAGAGCGTCCATGGAGAAGCACTCCAGAGACTGCTACAAGGAGGAGGAGCACGCCGCCCCTCCCGTGGCACCGCCACCCAAGCCCGAGCGGAGCCACAGCCTCCGGATGCGGGAGCACCCCGAGCCCATGGAGAGGGACTCTGCCCTGCTGTACCCCTACCAAACCCTGGGCAAGCGCCAAAGCACGATGACTGTGGTGTCCCAGTACGATAACCTGGAGGATTACCATACCCTGCCTCAGCACCAAAGAGGGGGctatgctggagcagggggctTTGTGCCCCCTGGCTTCCCCCACGTGCACAGCAGAACTTACGCCACGGCGCTGGGGCAGGGAGCCTTCCTCCCCACAGAGCTGTGTCTGCAGAGGCCCGAGACAGAGGTGCACGTTGAGTGAGCTCTGGGGGGGACGAGGGATAGAGTCTAAGCAGCCTCTGCTGGACAGTggactgttttattttttcagtgacAGTAAAAAACTCCCTGACCCTGCCCAAGTGAGCAAAGCaaagccccctcagccctccccTGGCCCCCACTCACTGTTTTTATGTAGTAGAGCTATAGATTTTCATGTAGTTTTGAGTCACCTGGGAGGACAGGGCAGGCTGTTGGCACACAGGTGTTGCCAGAGGCCAAGCAGGGCTGACACAGATGCTGTTgggacagggagggaaggagtTTTCCCTTCCCAGAAGTGACActggctgctcctccccacGCCCGGGGTCCCATGTATGATGGGCTGTGCACAATGGactgtgcctgcagctccatcctgctgcaAACTGCCCATCCCAGGCTGGCTCCCAGGAAAGGGCCGTGGAGGATCCTTGGAGTTACACAGAGagagtggggctgggcagggctccccAGGGATCCTCTCCTTGCTGAGGCCCTGCCTCTCCTGTGGCTGCAcccactgcagctgctctgagctgggtgGGGGCCTGTTTTGATTTCAAGCCCAAGGAATAGGCTCTGAAGCCAGCTCAGAACACAACACACTCGTTACATTTCTTCCTTATTAACAAGCTGCTTCTGCCTACAAGAAGTCCATTTCCTTCACATTTCTCTGTTGTAAGCAGAGGCCAGCTGCAGGAGCCATGTAGGACAGGTTTGCATTTCTCACACCAAAAGAAATAAACCACTAAACTACACCAAACTCAACCCCCAGAGCCTGGAACAGCACACCCATTCCATGCCAGTCCTTCCTCTTTGCTGCAAGGGTATCTGTGGCCCAGATAAGCTCAATTCCATCCTGTGGCTGGCAAGACTCTTGTCATCTCACTgcaaaaaatactaaaaaaatagatttaaaaaaaagtctatAGGATTATGTAAATCAGAGCCCTCCTTGCCAGCTGTGTGTGGCAAGTTGTCTGCgtgagcagctgccctgggccaggtCCTGCAGCAATTCCATCAGGGAATGCTCCTGCTGAGCTTAAGCTGGAGGTCTCCAGACTCTCTGCAGCCTCAGAGTTCCTTGCTAGGCAGAGATCCCTGTGGAGttgtggcacacagggagcagtGATGTGCCCAGGTGCAGTTCCTCCAGGACTCAGTGAGTAGGAACAGAAGGCCAGTGCACTCTAAAATACACCAAAAACGGTGTTCAAGCTGTTGAAAAGCTTTGATATTGTAAAAACAGCCTGGCAGCCCCTCATGCTGCCTCTCAGACTCCCCAGGACTCACACCCCCTGTACaaataaagcacatccattccaTTAGGTAGGGCTTGCAAGCAATACTTGAGATTTAGCAGTTTTTAAATGTTCACTGATAAATTCCAAGGCCATTCCTGTTCCGTGTGGTTGAAGAACTTCTCTACCTGTTTCAAATCTCTaatcttttatgaaaaaccTGGAAGTCCTGCAGTTAGCACACAGGTGCTTAGGTGGGGCTTTTTGAACAAAAAGTTTCATGGCTATTTTGGGACTTTTAAATCCTAAGGAAAGCCTGCTTCTAGTTGCTGACTACTCTGTAGCTTTTTGCTTCCTTTAACCTTGGAGCCTTGTCTGGGGCTGTTTCAGTAACTACCTTCTGGTTATATTTTATTGTGCAATGCTGGTGTTTTAAGCATTTTGTTTAGAAGAGTTCTCACATGTTACGGAACGAAATCTGgcagtaagaaaaaaagaagaaagaaaaagaaaaagagaaaaagcagcacTGTGATCCAGGTTACCACAATCTCCTCATGAAGAATTCCCAGGTAgaggggttggggtttttggtgaGGGAATGCTTTTTGTAGTGTTTTCTTTTAAGGAAAACTGACAGAACTGCACAGAAAGGGACCACTGGGTGAGCCACCCTGTCTCCACTGGCAGTAACTCCCAGGCAAGGCTGAGCTGCCCTGGTTCCTCGGGAGCCAGGCTGGATTATCTGTgctccccagcagagctgtgttgtGCCAGGaccagcctcagcccctggctACCTGCCAGGTCTCCAGTTGAAGCAGGGATAAGTGTTTGGTTCAGGCTATTTGGGATTCAGGTAAAGAGAGCTGCAGGTCCAACCTCTCTCTCCGTGAAAGCCTTAACTCCCCCctgccccgcagcctccccctcCCTCTGCCTGGGCCTTACGTCAGCCAGGACTATCCTGCCACTGCgaggggctgctcccagctcctgttcaCTGTAAACGCCTCTGGATTTTCCTGCTTGAAGCCACTGTCTCCCTGTAGAGCCCAAGTGCCATCCCTGACAGCCTCTGCtcctcagtgctgtgctgctctccctgcattGTGTGAAGTGCCAGGTGCAAAGCTCATCCCATTGGAAACAAACCCTTCAGCACCTTTCCCAAAGGGCTTCTGGAAGTGCATACCTGTACCCTAGCCCAGAGGGCCGCTGTAAACAGCCTTTTGGGAATGAGAGgaagaagacagcagagccagcagagagagcagaaaCTCTCAGCCACCTCCCCCTTGGTGCGCAGCCACAGCCAGGTGTGCTCCGAGGGTGGAAGCTCTCCAAGAACCCAAACTCAtgtccagcactgctgagccacAGTACAGAATCTAAAAAGGTGAAGGCACCAGCTTTTCCCAGGTAACACAGACCAAAACCTTTCCGTTATTGTTTCTCCTGCCCACAGCTTCAGCAGCATCCTGCAtgaccctgccctgccaagCCATACAGTGAACTATgcagtcctgctcctgctctgggctcagtCTGCTGGTCCTACAGAGAGTTTTACATCCTCattaaccccaaaattcataTGTGAGGTTGGAAAGGGTGTCATGCATCAGAACAAGGCAGGCAGGTGACACCAGGAGTCTTAGGTGGGTGAGCTGGAGGACGGTGACAGCCCAGTCCTGTGTCCCAGAGTGGAGAGAGCAGGGGGACAGCAACGCTAATAATCCTCTAATCCAAGTGCAGTTGTGCTTGGGCTCAGTAATTCTTGCTTGACCACATCCCCACAAGGTGACAGCAGCTCTGTTCCTCAGCAGTTCCTCACATGGACTCTATTGCATCTAGAGCTGCCACTCCCTCTGTTTCCAGAAGAGGGTCTCCCAGTGCATGCAGGAGTGTGCTCCAGCTCTGGATTTTCACCTCTGCTTTGGAGCAGGACGTGACCCGCAGGAGCCCTTCCTTGGGAAGGGGAGTGCAGTCATAGGTGAGTAATGAGGACTTGGCCCCTATGAAGTCTTAAGTAAAGcattaatttctgatttttgcaGAGTCTTATCAGGTGATATCTATATGCATCTCTGAGAACACCCCCACAACTTTGTGCCTATGTCTTTGCAGTGATCCCCCGCCCCTGCTCCCCGCTGGGGGATCAGTGAGCATTGCACAGTGGTAGTAAGTTGctacacaaaaccaaaaccgaCTTGAAAACGTTCTGGTCCTCTTTGACCCCAGAAGGGATAGAACCTCAAGTGTGCTCTGCCATCCCCCGTGCTGGTGACAGGGCATTGACTCAAGTGGTGTGTTAAATGTCAGGAAATCCGGGTGAGAAGTTGTTTTCCCTCCTTTCGTTGTGGCGGCTTAGGCACGTTCCTGTTCCCCGAGCCCAGATCCCTGTGAAAGGCATGGTGTGGTGTGAGCAAGCACCACATTCctcctgtgtgcacagccctgccttgTCCAgctggggggagggagggggacaAAAGGGTTGTTTTGCCGTTCATTTTCCTGCTGTAGAAgacttgatttttctttccctgagcCGCATGAGAGAAACATCCCAGAAAGTCTTGGGTTACCTTTGGAGTTCCCTTCACTTTAATTTATAGAGTGTCTTTTTTTGTGAACTGGTGTAAAATGTATATGCTGACAAGCTCATGtatttttatgtaaatattttttgtggttCCCCACTTGCCCTTCTCTGTAAATATTTAGAATTCTCATATTCTTCTCACCTTGTATGATGCAGatgtggttttgtttctgttttttattTGTACTGTAATGCAACAATCCAGACTGAGGTGTCTTGTGGTATTAAACAAAAGCAACAGTCCCACTGAGCTCACACTCAGATGTGCAACTTGACAGCATTAATCAAGCCAGGTTAAAAACTACTCAGGTGTGCCTGTgtgtattttttcctctctgcctcgTTAATTAACAGCatacttaaaaaacaaaacaggaagagCCAGCTTGGGGCCGTGCCTTGGAGGGAGGGATGCTGGCAGGCAGCTAAGGATGAAGGAGGTGACTTTGAATTCCCATGCCAAGGCTTGGGCTTATCTGTGCCATTCCACCTGTGCCCATTGCTGCTTCCTAACAATAAATAAACCTGCCTGGGCTGAGTGTCCCTTTCCTCTCACCCAGCACGACAGCACAAGCAGAAacagcctggccctggcagtgAAGGCACAGGGCAGATGAAGTCAGGACAAACAGATGGCACAGGCCACCTCCAAATTGGCTGGAAGGGATTCTGGGCACCACAGTAATACTGCTCATAGTTAATTAATAGCAAAAAGATGATTAAAGGAAGCGAATTTCAGACATTTTTAACACTCTAAGAAGGATCTCTCACAGTTTTTTCATCCAGTAAATAATACTGAGTTTAGACCTGCTGCCAGAAATAAGAGCAGCCTGATCCTTCTCTGAATggaggacaggtgaccccactGCTCATGGACCTGTGTGGTGGCTCCTGCTGTGCAgtccagctctgcccagaggcTTTGTGTGACTGCAGAGGGGCTGCATCAGGGCCTTTGGAAATCTTTGCCTTATCTGCTCTCAAATCCTCACTTCAGTCCAGATCTGCTTATTAATGCACATCCAAACTTGGTGCTGCTGTCCTTGTAAGGTCCCACCAGCAAATGCAGCAGCCCACCCCTCCTGCCTGagccaggaattcctgctcttccagagccaggagcagaggctgtgccacagggaCCCTCCTCATGGGAGGACACCAGAGCTGCCCTGACAGGGCAGGACATGACCAGGCTGATTTGGCAAAGAAAAATCTTGATTTTCAAGTTCAGTAGACAAATTCCCGTCTTAACTGAAGTGTTGGTGGCTGGCCAGCCCGTTTTCTGCACAGCACCCTGCCAAGGGTGGGTAAATCTATGGcaggacactggggctgggtgggaaAGGGAACAGAGGAGGATGAACCCCAGGGATGTTTCCtcagggagcagccccagaaGTGGCAGCCCACCCCCCCAGCTTGGCTTAGCCTGAAGTGCTCCAAAAGCAGCACCACGGGCATTTCCTTCAGTGCCACCGAGATCAGTGAGCCAAGATCTGCGGGCTGGGGGTTCCACACACCAGGAGAGGGCTCGGGGTGC is part of the Agelaius phoeniceus isolate bAgePho1 chromosome 23, bAgePho1.hap1, whole genome shotgun sequence genome and encodes:
- the ARHGAP32 gene encoding rho GTPase-activating protein 32 isoform X2, whose translation is MEGGTGAAAAFPSSRSAALAAGTAGAGAGSGLDGSHRMMKSSVHAEEDDFVPELQRSIHPRERPDWEETLSAMARGADIPDIPGELPLRSCGSTASMKVKNVKKLSFTKGHFPKMAECAHFHYENVDFGNIQLSLPEEQNEVTRNGCESKELVYLVQISCQGRSWIVKRSYEDFRVLDKHLHLCIYDRRFSQLAELPRSDALKDSPELVTQMLMAYLARLSNIAGNKINCGPALTWMEIDNKGNHLLVHEESSINVPAIAAAHVIKRYIAQAADELSFEVGDIVSVIDMPPKELTSWWRGKHGFQVGFFPSECVELINDKVPQSVTNSVPKPVSKKHGKLITFLRTFMKSRPTKQKLKQRGILKERVFGCDLGEHLLNSGHDVPQVLKSCTEFIEKHGIVDGIYRLSGIASNIQKLRHEFDSEQIPDLTKDVYIQDIHCVGSLCKLYFRELPNPLLTYQLYEKFSDAVSAATDEERLVKIHDVIQQLPPPHYRTLEFLMRHLARLADYCSITNMHTKNLAIVWAPNLLRSKQIESACFSGTAAFMEVRIQSVVVEFILNHVDVLFSSKLSSVIREGAGHSSLSRPKSLLVSSPSTKLLTLEEAQARTQAQINSPIVADSKYIEVGEGPAALQGKFHTVIDFPSERKRPPSKMKKSPVGSWRSFFNLGKSSSVSKRKLQRNPSEPSEMKAIALAGGRGDSGTLRSAKSEESLTSLHAVDGESKLFRPRRPRSSSDALSASFNGELLGNMNRCNSYDNLPHDDSDGDEGLIHVPALISPRSSEDVDLSPPDIGVASLDFDPMSFQCSPPQAESECLDSSTSLLESVDTNKEKPSLLKKDLESGSQSQTPGSATSSEPVSPFQEKMSPFFTLDLSPTEEQACKPLSFSPKTTRKPIKSPPLSTEPMSFVLPSRVPEAMGGVPSTSRNSSASSWSKEIGITEITNRSPTQMSLPLKNSETGTGEGAHQELQHPQLVTACKAELPEEGERAMPSSQNKTVPSGHTQPGAVALDSPQDPVPVSSVSLIPPPPPKNAARMLALALAESAQQASAQSHKRPGDAHAESTNYGEAEAGTALEKLHLSAGAPDKLHLFTALPENRLHFQPGAPLEQDCQGTAGEQNHPPGAPGGQEPPPLHTGMPGDTPGSRDAEQEQSSFHLSRAGDKEAFPAHVGDWEHAALHGPGTLPERELPGTELAVEQPHLRAGLAGDKLHAPCTAEDKLQSPSVGPAGDKGAPAAVPYLSTLPGTEPRAPPGAAPQADVTVPPAPRAATAPAQRQEHQAAVGQVPAAKAPSGSGQMWNTATPEKPLEPTPGFVSENSSSARGSSSMPAGHQSHLEKPRESTRAPPLHLRSESVPAPSSYSFTPPVPPVRTLESKIAAAMHSNNTDTINNSNYHSFLASSMLASSVEEALLPPPPPPPPKHSSLPPVYVPHPKAESLPEPVAPDSYLHTKHQYRPESVPAHSYHGKAEQHQPYPPRPEPPVTAGARYGSYSTQGKGSATGLHPKPRSRTDFVSSVSSTGLRGTGYAEEAPPYPTIRRVQSLHVPGPAAAAAIRSVPISRTEVPPDDEPVYCPRPLYQYKPYQPHSDYHVTQLQPYFENGRVHYRYSPYSSSSSSPFYTAADASFYDLDPYSTVRVRPFHGLPSREFGPYVSRLQGKGLYRYPSLAAYPRAGLINHLGKEHSFVSRDVPPAPDIKHMYMSWDLEDMEKYRMQSIRRESRTRQKVKGPLMSQYDNVAPLLQDELGGLDAVHLRSKSDPGKSGLLTVAEGKEGRYPAKAATPEGDERYYGQHAEPELDRALYHGGGYGNGQPEKPSLPQKQSSIRNRKMHEPGSSSGEHRTYLQQEANHRQPSEPKNGPPYPEYRPKGGPEPSEPMGYQHSGSKYIPASQETLRLNHKEGRLAEDRPDLERPRGRASMEKHSRDCYKEEEHAAPPVAPPPKPERSHSLRMREHPEPMERDSALLYPYQTLGKRQSTMTVVSQYDNLEDYHTLPQHQRGGYAGAGGFVPPGFPHVHSRTYATALGQGAFLPTELCLQRPETEVHVE
- the ARHGAP32 gene encoding rho GTPase-activating protein 32 isoform X4 encodes the protein MKVKNVKKYIPPGLMGCDAFHRLSFTKGHFPKMAECAHFHYENVDFGNIQLSLPEEQNEVTRNGCESKELVYLVQISCQGRSWIVKRSYEDFRVLDKHLHLCIYDRRFSQLAELPRSDALKDSPELVTQMLMAYLARLSNIAGNKINCGPALTWMEIDNKGNHLLVHEESSINVPAIAAAHVIKRYIAQAADELSFEVGDIVSVIDMPPKELTSWWRGKHGFQVGFFPSECVELINDKVPQSVTNSVPKPVSKKHGKLITFLRTFMKSRPTKQKLKQRGILKERVFGCDLGEHLLNSGHDVPQVLKSCTEFIEKHGIVDGIYRLSGIASNIQKLRHEFDSEQIPDLTKDVYIQDIHCVGSLCKLYFRELPNPLLTYQLYEKFSDAVSAATDEERLVKIHDVIQQLPPPHYRTLEFLMRHLARLADYCSITNMHTKNLAIVWAPNLLRSKQIESACFSGTAAFMEVRIQSVVVEFILNHVDVLFSSKLSSVIREGAGHSSLSRPKSLLVSSPSTKLLTLEEAQARTQAQINSPIVADSKYIEVGEGPAALQGKFHTVIDFPSERKRPPSKMKKSPVGSWRSFFNLGKSSSVSKRKLQRNPSEPSEMKAIALAGGRGDSGTLRSAKSEESLTSLHAVDGESKLFRPRRPRSSSDALSASFNGELLGNMNRCNSYDNLPHDDSDGDEGLIHVPALISPRSSEDVDLSPPDIGVASLDFDPMSFQCSPPQAESECLDSSTSLLESVDTNKEKPSLLKKDLESGSQSQTPGSATSSEPVSPFQEKMSPFFTLDLSPTEEQACKPLSFSPKTTRKPIKSPPLSTEPMSFVLPSRVPEAMGGVPSTSRNSSASSWSKEIGITEITNRSPTQMSLPLKNSETGTGEGAHQELQHPQLVTACKAELPEEGERAMPSSQNKTVPSGHTQPGAVALDSPQDPVPVSSVSLIPPPPPKNAARMLALALAESAQQASAQSHKRPGDAHAESTNYGEAEAGTALEKLHLSAGAPDKLHLFTALPENRLHFQPGAPLEQDCQGTAGEQNHPPGAPGGQEPPPLHTGMPGDTPGSRDAEQEQSSFHLSRAGDKEAFPAHVGDWEHAALHGPGTLPERELPGTELAVEQPHLRAGLAGDKLHAPCTAEDKLQSPSVGPAGDKGAPAAVPYLSTLPGTEPRAPPGAAPQADVTVPPAPRAATAPAQRQEHQAAVGQVPAAKAPSGSGQMWNTATPEKPLEPTPGFVSENSSSARGSSSMPAGHQSHLEKPRESTRAPPLHLRSESVPAPSSYSFTPPVPPVRTLESKIAAAMHSNNTDTINNSNYHSFLASSMLASSVEEALLPPPPPPPPKHSSLPPVYVPHPKAESLPEPVAPDSYLHTKHQYRPESVPAHSYHGKAEQHQPYPPRPEPPVTAGARYGSYSTQGKGSATGLHPKPRSRTDFVSSVSSTGLRGTGYAEEAPPYPTIRRVQSLHVPGPAAAAAIRSVPISRTEVPPDDEPVYCPRPLYQYKPYQPHSDYHVTQLQPYFENGRVHYRYSPYSSSSSSPFYTAADASFYDLDPYSTVRVRPFHGLPSREFGPYVSRLQGKGLYRYPSLAAYPRAGLINHLGKEHSFVSRDVPPAPDIKHMYMSWDLEDMEKYRMQSIRRESRTRQKVKGPLMSQYDNVAPLLQDELGGLDAVHLRSKSDPGKSGLLTVAEGKEGRYPAKAATPEGDERYYGQHAEPELDRALYHGGGYGNGQPEKPSLPQKQSSIRNRKMHEPGSSSGEHRTYLQQEANHRQPSEPKNGPPYPEYRPKGGPEPSEPMGYQHSGSKYIPASQETLRLNHKEGRLAEDRPDLERPRGRASMEKHSRDCYKEEEHAAPPVAPPPKPERSHSLRMREHPEPMERDSALLYPYQTLGKRQSTMTVVSQYDNLEDYHTLPQHQRGGYAGAGGFVPPGFPHVHSRTYATALGQGAFLPTELCLQRPETEVHVE
- the ARHGAP32 gene encoding rho GTPase-activating protein 32 isoform X5, with translation MLMAYLARLSNIAGNKINCGPALTWMEIDNKGNHLLVHEESSINVPAIAAAHVIKRYIAQAADELSFEVGDIVSVIDMPPKELTSWWRGKHGFQVGFFPSECVELINDKVPQSVTNSVPKPVSKKHGKLITFLRTFMKSRPTKQKLKQRGILKERVFGCDLGEHLLNSGHDVPQVLKSCTEFIEKHGIVDGIYRLSGIASNIQKLRHEFDSEQIPDLTKDVYIQDIHCVGSLCKLYFRELPNPLLTYQLYEKFSDAVSAATDEERLVKIHDVIQQLPPPHYRTLEFLMRHLARLADYCSITNMHTKNLAIVWAPNLLRSKQIESACFSGTAAFMEVRIQSVVVEFILNHVDVLFSSKLSSVIREGAGHSSLSRPKSLLVSSPSTKLLTLEEAQARTQAQINSPIVADSKYIEVGEGPAALQGKFHTVIDFPSERKRPPSKMKKSPVGSWRSFFNLGKSSSVSKRKLQRNPSEPSEMKAIALAGGRGDSGTLRSAKSEESLTSLHAVDGESKLFRPRRPRSSSDALSASFNGELLGNMNRCNSYDNLPHDDSDGDEGLIHVPALISPRSSEDVDLSPPDIGVASLDFDPMSFQCSPPQAESECLDSSTSLLESVDTNKEKPSLLKKDLESGSQSQTPGSATSSEPVSPFQEKMSPFFTLDLSPTEEQACKPLSFSPKTTRKPIKSPPLSTEPMSFVLPSRVPEAMGGVPSTSRNSSASSWSKEIGITEITNRSPTQMSLPLKNSETGTGEGAHQELQHPQLVTACKAELPEEGERAMPSSQNKTVPSGHTQPGAVALDSPQDPVPVSSVSLIPPPPPKNAARMLALALAESAQQASAQSHKRPGDAHAESTNYGEAEAGTALEKLHLSAGAPDKLHLFTALPENRLHFQPGAPLEQDCQGTAGEQNHPPGAPGGQEPPPLHTGMPGDTPGSRDAEQEQSSFHLSRAGDKEAFPAHVGDWEHAALHGPGTLPERELPGTELAVEQPHLRAGLAGDKLHAPCTAEDKLQSPSVGPAGDKGAPAAVPYLSTLPGTEPRAPPGAAPQADVTVPPAPRAATAPAQRQEHQAAVGQVPAAKAPSGSGQMWNTATPEKPLEPTPGFVSENSSSARGSSSMPAGHQSHLEKPRESTRAPPLHLRSESVPAPSSYSFTPPVPPVRTLESKIAAAMHSNNTDTINNSNYHSFLASSMLASSVEEALLPPPPPPPPKHSSLPPVYVPHPKAESLPEPVAPDSYLHTKHQYRPESVPAHSYHGKAEQHQPYPPRPEPPVTAGARYGSYSTQGKGSATGLHPKPRSRTDFVSSVSSTGLRGTGYAEEAPPYPTIRRVQSLHVPGPAAAAAIRSVPISRTEVPPDDEPVYCPRPLYQYKPYQPHSDYHVTQLQPYFENGRVHYRYSPYSSSSSSPFYTAADASFYDLDPYSTVRVRPFHGLPSREFGPYVSRLQGKGLYRYPSLAAYPRAGLINHLGKEHSFVSRDVPPAPDIKHMYMSWDLEDMEKYRMQSIRRESRTRQKVKGPLMSQYDNVAPLLQDELGGLDAVHLRSKSDPGKSGLLTVAEGKEGRYPAKAATPEGDERYYGQHAEPELDRALYHGGGYGNGQPEKPSLPQKQSSIRNRKMHEPGSSSGEHRTYLQQEANHRQPSEPKNGPPYPEYRPKGGPEPSEPMGYQHSGSKYIPASQETLRLNHKEGRLAEDRPDLERPRGRASMEKHSRDCYKEEEHAAPPVAPPPKPERSHSLRMREHPEPMERDSALLYPYQTLGKRQSTMTVVSQYDNLEDYHTLPQHQRGGYAGAGGFVPPGFPHVHSRTYATALGQGAFLPTELCLQRPETEVHVE